A DNA window from Brassica napus cultivar Da-Ae chromosome A4, Da-Ae, whole genome shotgun sequence contains the following coding sequences:
- the LOC106423352 gene encoding gamma-interferon-responsive lysosomal thiol protein, which yields MHTQSIRHKPHSIQTLERILLTMASPSSNKLVFLAFLLLFVFSNNLVAGKPQKVKLNLYYESLCPYSQKFINDDLVKLFESDLHRITDLKLVPFGNGKVSDNLTVTCQHGEEECKLNAIGACAIKTWPNPKMHYWFIRCVEKDTKNWESSCFKTYGGEKAIRDCYSSDFSKKLILGYAKQTLNLMPKKEYVPWVTVNGKPLYENYEDFVAQICKAYQGKAPLPKVCNSSASAKKKVLKLQVSYGEAFHH from the exons ATGCATACACAAAGCATTCGTCATAAACCACACTCAATTCAAACTCTAGAAAGAATACTTTTAACAATggcttctccttcttcaaacAAGCTTGTGTTCTTAGCTTTCCTTCTCCTGTTCGTATTCTCAAACAATCTTGTAGCTGGAAAACCCCAGAAAGTGAAACTCAATCTTTACTACGAATCACTTTGTCCATACAGTCAGAAATTCATAAACGATGATCTGGTGAAACTCTTTGAGTCCGATCTCCACAGGATCACCGATCTCAAGCTCGTTCCATTCGGTAACGGAAAAGTCTCTGATAACCTAACTGTCACTTGCCAG CATGGTGAAGAGGAATGTAAACTAAACGCCATTGGAGCTTGCGCCATAAAAACTTGGCCCAATCCg AAAATGCACTACTGGTTCATAAGGTGCGTTGAAAAGGACACGAAAAACTGGGAATCatcatgttttaaaacatatggTGGTGAGAAAGCCATAAGAGATTGTTACTCCAGTGATTTCTCTAAAAAA CTTATACTTGGTTATGCAAAGCAGACTTTGAATTTGATGCCGAAGAAAGAATACGTCCCATGGGTCACAGTGAACGGCAAGCCACTCTATGAA AATTATGAAGATTTTGTGGCCCAAATCTGCAAAGCGTACCAAGGAAAGGCTCCTCTCCCAAAAGTTTGCAATTCTTCTGCCTCGGCAAAGAAGAAAGTGTTGAAGCTTCAAGTCTCGTATGGTGAAGCTTTCCATCACTGA
- the LOC106423329 gene encoding uncharacterized protein LOC106423329 — MRIFQGGSKTRKLKKLKPRYMGPYPIVERIGEVAYRLRLSAELSDFHDLFHVSVLRKVVREPELILQQPPNDLEKNLYAPCQPVDILDRQVKAVQGMMTSLVKVRWERDGIQEETWEAETPMRIDYPEFFQNSIGQSVQEPNLETNSPLMGENFSH, encoded by the coding sequence ATGAGGATATTCCAAGGAGGATCTAAGACTCGGAAGCTTAAGAAGCTTAAACCGAGATATATGGGACCATACCCTATTGTGGAGCGGATTGGAGAAGTGGCTTACAGATTGCGGTTATCAGCAGAGTTGTCAGATTTTCACGATTTGTTCCATGTGTCAGTCTTGAGGAAAGTTGTGAGAGAGCCAGAGCTCATTTTGCAGCAGCCACCCAATGATCTTGAGAAAAATTTGTATGCACCTTGTCAGCCAGTTGATATTTTAGATCGGCAAGTGAAAGCCGTTCAGGGGATGATGACCAGTTTAGTTAAAGTTCGTTGGGAGAGAGACGGGATCCAGGAAGAAACCTGGGAGGCCGAGACTCCGATGAGGATTGATTATCCAGAGTTTTTCCAGAACAGTATTGGACAGTCGGTTCAGGAGCCGAATTTGGAGACGAATTCTCCATTGATGGGGGAGAATTTCAGTCATTGA
- the LOC106423328 gene encoding uncharacterized protein LOC106423328 — translation MESEFDEVMKDPIFSQIMVIQKNDLKFSARLVHSFLCKELMTSRRLEKWFTFARRPLRFGLQEYHAVTGLKVKRENNSGLVTWKDDDGFWSKQIKTNGKINLQIIKKKHLKESNTWTWVDRVRLIYLCVIMGVVMGKDEKVNIPHLYMKLAMDLEKLRNYPWGLYSFDFLLKQIDKTRHKLEQKEGYLMEGFLFGFQIWIMEAVPTLGEICGTKVSKNFTGPLCGNWRGCAKCSYEDIIGVENLFPENGILHSFMESHINGVVLLVTDFVQKDEKKDERVDRILDMINSKHDWNNHVWGVKETTNSKFEESGEEKVEDQTADTERGENSHVAGNVDGTADVSGRNKRNHADRGAESRKNNVLCHLAASSKGNIDTDMKNFLEDLVQASFTTFGEKFCQQFSDRLGKIETEVTQLRTASERTEQFETVVTDRLGKIEAEVTQLRTSLVVTELVGKSDQASGPSLTKINSGPSTSKKGTAPSKKKVTTKRKS, via the exons atggaatcaGAATTCGATGAAGTTATGAAAGATCCCATTTTTTCACAGATTATGGTTATCCAGAAGAATGATCTGAAGTTTTCGGCGAGGTTGGTACACTCTTTCTTGTGTAAGGAGTTGATGACAAGCAGGAGACTTGAGAAGTGGTTCACTTTCGCTAGGAGACCTCTGCGTTTTGGATTGCAAGAGTATCATGCTGTCACTGGTCTGAAAGTGAAGCGAGAGAATAACAGTGGGTTAGTGACATGGAAAGACGATGATGGTTTTTGGAGCAAGCAGATAAAGAcaaatggaaaaataaatttgcaGATCATAAAAAAGAAGCATTTGAAAGAGAGCAATACCTGGACTTGGGTTGATAGGGTGAGACTGATATATCTTTGCGTTATTATGGGTGTGGTGATGGGGAAGGATGAGAAGGTGAATATCCCGCATCTGTACATGAAGTTGGCGatggatttggagaagcttcGGAATTACCCATGGGGTCTATATTCGTTTGATTTCCTTCTGAAGCAAATTGATAAAACAAGGCATAAATTAGAGCAGAAAGAGGGGTATCTGATGGAAGGATTCTTGTTTGGTTTCCAAATTTGGATAATGGAAGCTGTTCCTACTTTAGGAGAGATTTGTGGCACAAAAGTCAGTAAAAATTTTACAGGTCCACTGTGTGGTAATTGGAGAGGATGTGCAAAATGTTCTTATGAAGATATCATTGGCGTTGAGAACTTATTCCCAGAAAAC GGGATTTTGCATTCATTCATGGAATCCCACATAAATGGAGTGGTCCTTTTGGTAACTGATTTTGTACAGAAGgatgagaagaaagatgaaagaGTAGATCGCATTTTGGATATGATCAATAGTAAACATGATTGGAACAATCATGTTTGGGGAGTAAAAGAAACTACGAACTCTAAATTTGAGGAATCTGGCGAAGAGAAAGTAGAGGATCAAACAGCTGATACTGAGAGAGGTGAAAATAGTCATGTTGCAGGGAATGTTGATGGCACAGCTGATGTTTCGGGAAGAAACAAGAGAAATCATGCAGACAGAGGAGCAGAGTCAAGGAAGAATAATGTTTTGTGCCACCTAGCTGCTTCATCAAAAGGAAATATTGACACAGATATGAAAAATTTCTTGGAGGATCTGGTACAAGCTTCTTTTACTACTTTTGGGGAGAAATTCTGTCAGCAGTTCTCGGACAGATTGGGTAAGATTGAGACTGAGGTTACACAACTCAGGACAGCTTCGGAGAGAACTGAGCAATTTGAGACCGTTGTAACCGACAGATTGGGGAAAATTGAGGCTGAGGTTACACAGCTCAGGACAAGTTTAGTGGTGACTGAATTGGTGGGAAAGAGTGATCAAGCAAGCGGTCCTAGCTTGACCAAAATTAACAGTGGTCCTAGCACCAGCAAAAAAGGCACTGCTCCATCAAAGAAAAAGGTAACTACTAAGAGAAAGAGTTAA
- the LOC106423356 gene encoding calmodulin-like protein 2, with translation MDSGELSRVFQIFDKNGDGKIAKNELREFFKSVGILIPEKEINEMIAKMDVNGDGFMDIDEFGSLYQEMMEENEEEEDMREAFRVFDQNGDGFITGEELRSVLASMGLKQGRTLEDCKKMISKVDVDGDGMVNFKEFKQMMRGGGFAALSSS, from the coding sequence ATGGACAGTGGAGAATTAAGTAGGGTATTCCAAATATTTGACAAGAATGGAGACGGGAAGATCGCAAAGAACGAGCTGAGGGAGTTCTTTAAAAGTGTGGGTATTCTCATCCCTGAAAAAGAGATTAATGAGATGATAGCAAAGATGGATGTGAATGGAGACGGATTCATGGATATAGATGAGTTTGGATCATTGTATCAAGAAATGATGGAAGAGAACGAGGAGGAAGAGGACATGCGAGAGGCATTCCGTGTATTCGATCAGAACGGTGATGGGTTTATCACAGGTGAAGAACTGAGGTCGGTTCTTGCATCGATGGGTTTGAAACAAGGAAGAACACTTGAAGATTGCAAGAAGATGATTAGTAAAGTTGACGTTGATGGAGATGGTATGGTTAACTTTAAGGAGTTTAAGCAAATGATGAGAGGTGGTGGATTTGCCGCTCTTAGCTCCAGTTAA